A DNA window from Capnocytophaga sp. ARDL2 contains the following coding sequences:
- a CDS encoding N-6 DNA methylase, with protein sequence MKSRIKTTIGIVEHKDISKFKTQKQKNSAIQQGLEVAEVLEAKILIVTDTKETIWINALNGEEITDEKGRIVKENFDKNNADLAILIEKIYDSLDKENSQIREPRLKDPTRLAKSIWQDLWMAAGATPENCLYSFVELFIFKYLSDLGILKNHLSYANLMQIYNESSDAEETLSYYAGTIRKEIKKLFKPSKKDNTTIINGTIFVSKDEEAVKGYGTVFIKILKKFGDEKEGGGELKNIDRDFKSKLFETFLKESISKKNWGQYFTPLRVVRAIAKMAQNEIKPNITLCDPACGVGKFLLEPLLVDNDLDDFFVVKNGKLESKIKLIGIDKGFDKEEQKTIILAKANMLIYLSDLIRKNGGITEQFSELFNETFELKTKNILGTLRDVQYENKIDLILTNPPYVTTGSSNLKDEISKVDELKKFYTVNGIGVEGLFMEWIIRSLKPDGKAFVVVPDGIFNRQGDKNLRQFILDECIIDGIISLPLKTFFTTPKKTYIFAITKKMNKTERQTTPVFTYLVSEIGESRDTYRFEIEQDDLKNAVDYYNLFKGNKLGFAKINNDKRCKIQPIEEFKPENYWSIDRWWTKEEQIELGIVEEGKIFKIEEFAELVSDISETMKDYSGLLREVSQKKKIVNNFREIALSNERYFSLFIGKRLLKKDLIKISGNIPIYSANVKTPISYHTESNISDFANNFVLWGIDGDFEFNFIPKNTPFVSTDHCGAIRILEDSILPEYLMIQLDKVKHKYGFDRGLRSSLKNMKTVSIEIPFDEKDNIDIEKQREIIEKYEYIASLKSKITEYQKQIEDLNVGVGEEYPTKLKTINEIFDLKVKTNTSKFTKAFIEENKGDIPVYSASKDFESVDYGYVKDNLQGIKYFENCLTWNIDGSIGKAHFREGRFSLSEKVIPLILKEEVKDYLDIFFLKYAIESEFSKHSFGYTNKAGKSKIQHIKISIPINSKGEFDLEKQKEIAEKHRKMENIKRSISEELEKISGVEMDYE encoded by the coding sequence GTGAAATCCAGAATAAAAACTACTATTGGAATTGTTGAGCATAAAGATATTTCAAAATTTAAAACTCAAAAGCAAAAGAATTCTGCTATTCAACAAGGTTTGGAAGTTGCTGAAGTTTTAGAGGCAAAAATCTTAATAGTTACTGATACGAAAGAAACGATTTGGATTAATGCCTTGAATGGAGAGGAAATTACAGACGAAAAAGGGCGAATTGTAAAAGAAAATTTTGATAAAAACAATGCTGATTTAGCGATACTTATCGAAAAAATTTATGATAGTTTGGATAAAGAAAACTCACAAATTAGAGAACCTCGATTAAAAGACCCTACTCGATTGGCAAAAAGTATTTGGCAAGACCTTTGGATGGCGGCTGGGGCTACGCCTGAAAATTGTTTGTATTCGTTTGTAGAATTGTTTATTTTCAAGTATTTGAGTGATTTAGGAATATTAAAAAATCATTTGAGTTATGCCAATTTAATGCAAATCTACAATGAATCGAGTGATGCAGAGGAGACACTTAGTTATTACGCAGGAACTATTCGAAAGGAAATAAAAAAACTTTTCAAACCTTCTAAAAAAGATAATACTACAATTATCAATGGGACTATTTTTGTGAGTAAAGATGAGGAAGCTGTTAAAGGTTATGGAACAGTTTTTATAAAAATTTTAAAAAAATTTGGAGATGAAAAAGAAGGGGGTGGAGAGCTTAAAAATATTGACAGAGACTTTAAAAGTAAGCTCTTTGAAACTTTTCTAAAAGAGAGTATTAGTAAGAAAAATTGGGGACAATATTTTACACCTCTTAGGGTGGTCCGTGCCATTGCCAAGATGGCTCAAAATGAAATTAAACCAAATATAACGCTCTGTGATCCAGCCTGTGGTGTGGGGAAATTTTTGTTAGAACCGCTTTTGGTGGATAATGATTTAGATGATTTTTTTGTTGTCAAAAACGGAAAATTAGAAAGCAAAATAAAACTCATAGGAATAGATAAAGGCTTTGATAAGGAAGAGCAAAAAACTATTATTTTGGCAAAAGCTAATATGCTTATTTATCTTTCTGATCTTATCCGAAAAAATGGAGGCATTACTGAACAATTTTCAGAATTATTCAATGAAACTTTTGAGCTAAAAACCAAAAATATTTTGGGAACTTTGCGTGATGTTCAGTATGAAAACAAAATCGACTTGATATTGACCAATCCTCCGTATGTAACCACAGGGAGCAGTAATTTAAAAGACGAAATTAGCAAAGTTGATGAACTCAAAAAATTCTATACCGTTAATGGAATTGGCGTTGAAGGACTTTTTATGGAATGGATTATTCGTTCGTTAAAACCTGATGGAAAGGCTTTTGTAGTAGTTCCTGACGGAATTTTTAACAGGCAAGGCGACAAAAACCTACGCCAATTTATCTTGGACGAATGTATTATTGACGGAATTATTTCTTTACCATTAAAAACATTCTTTACGACTCCGAAAAAGACCTACATTTTTGCCATTACTAAAAAAATGAATAAGACGGAGAGACAGACTACCCCTGTTTTTACTTATTTGGTGAGTGAGATAGGTGAAAGTAGAGATACTTATCGTTTTGAAATAGAACAAGATGATTTGAAAAATGCTGTTGATTATTACAATTTGTTTAAAGGAAATAAATTAGGGTTTGCAAAAATCAACAATGATAAGCGTTGTAAAATTCAGCCAATAGAGGAATTTAAGCCTGAAAATTATTGGAGTATAGATAGATGGTGGACTAAGGAAGAGCAGATTGAATTAGGAATTGTAGAGGAAGGTAAAATCTTTAAAATAGAGGAATTTGCTGAGCTTGTAAGTGATATTTCTGAAACAATGAAAGATTATTCTGGTCTATTAAGAGAAGTATCTCAAAAAAAAAAAATAGTCAATAATTTTAGGGAAATTGCCTTATCTAATGAAAGATATTTTAGCTTATTTATAGGAAAAAGATTATTAAAGAAGGATCTGATTAAGATTTCTGGGAATATTCCTATTTATAGTGCTAATGTTAAAACTCCTATCTCTTATCATACAGAGAGTAATATTTCTGATTTTGCTAATAATTTTGTACTATGGGGGATAGATGGAGATTTTGAATTTAATTTTATTCCTAAAAATACCCCTTTTGTATCTACTGATCACTGTGGGGCAATTAGAATTTTAGAGGATAGTATATTGCCTGAATATTTGATGATTCAGCTTGATAAGGTCAAGCATAAATACGGTTTTGACAGAGGATTACGTTCTTCATTAAAGAATATGAAAACCGTATCGATAGAAATTCCATTTGATGAAAAGGATAATATAGATATAGAAAAACAGAGAGAAATAATAGAAAAGTATGAATATATAGCATCATTAAAATCCAAAATAACAGAATATCAAAAACAAATAGAGGACTTGAATGTAGGGGTTGGAGAAGAGTATCCTACCAAACTAAAAACAATTAATGAAATATTTGACTTAAAAGTAAAGACAAATACGAGTAAATTTACAAAGGCGTTTATAGAGGAAAATAAAGGAGACATTCCTGTATATTCAGCATCGAAAGATTTTGAAAGTGTTGATTATGGATATGTGAAAGATAATTTGCAAGGTATAAAATATTTTGAAAATTGTTTGACTTGGAATATAGATGGTTCTATTGGAAAAGCTCATTTCAGAGAAGGGAGATTCTCTTTATCAGAGAAAGTAATTCCCTTAATTTTGAAAGAAGAAGTAAAAGATTATTTGGATATTTTCTTTTTGAAGTACGCTATTGAAAGTGAATTTTCTAAGCATTCTTTTGGATATACGAATAAAGCAGGTAAAAGTAAAATACAACATATTAAAATCTCTATTCCAATCAATTCAAAAGGAGAATTTGATTTAGAAAAACAAAAAGAAATCGCTGAGAAGCACAGAAAAATGGAAAATATAAAGAGAAGTATTTCAGAAGAGTTAGAAAAAATATCAGGTGTAGAAATGGATTATGAGTAA
- a CDS encoding DUF6261 family protein, translating into MKNLHFNSRVTEVGDVANRLADLYKGTATLQDDAFLKTFFKELKTQGDAITEAVKRDKAVSQLEDADAQRDEAIRVLDKLLKGYEHIPVQELNAHGKKLSAIFKKYGVKITEENYSSQSNLVDSLLKDLSAAEVQDAITALLGVSEAIAGIRTAQNNFNKVRSQYEKDFAQQQSKASASSLRKPLLQLINKKLIPYLVAMMLVDEAKYTAFVSETSKIIDDMNEVVKARGKKK; encoded by the coding sequence ATGAAAAATTTACATTTCAACTCCAGAGTTACCGAAGTAGGCGATGTAGCCAATCGATTGGCAGACCTTTACAAAGGTACTGCTACCTTGCAAGACGATGCTTTTTTGAAAACCTTTTTTAAAGAATTAAAAACCCAAGGCGATGCCATCACCGAAGCCGTAAAGCGCGACAAAGCCGTATCACAGCTCGAAGATGCCGATGCCCAAAGAGACGAAGCCATTCGCGTGTTGGACAAGCTCCTAAAAGGCTATGAACACATCCCTGTGCAAGAGCTCAACGCTCACGGCAAAAAACTCTCTGCCATCTTTAAGAAATACGGCGTGAAAATCACCGAGGAAAATTATTCCAGTCAGTCTAACCTTGTAGATTCGTTGCTCAAAGACTTGTCGGCGGCGGAGGTGCAAGATGCTATTACGGCACTTTTGGGCGTTAGCGAGGCAATAGCAGGGATTCGTACAGCACAAAACAATTTTAACAAAGTGCGTAGCCAGTACGAAAAGGATTTTGCACAGCAACAAAGCAAAGCCTCTGCCAGTAGCCTAAGAAAACCGCTTTTGCAACTTATCAACAAAAAACTGATTCCGTATTTGGTAGCAATGATGCTCGTTGATGAAGCAAAATACACCGCTTTTGTGAGTGAAACATCCAAAATCATCGACGATATGAACGAGGTGGTCAAAGCCCGAGGCAAGAAAAAATAA
- a CDS encoding DEAD/DEAH box helicase family protein has protein sequence MKLKQFQYETQSYQEDCIRNIVQIFENLHEQDSFEKTLTEHKNKNQYSFSVQNAKNIDILMETGTGKTFTFIKTIFELNRNFGYQKFIILIPTVPIREGTKTNLEDTKAYFKGLYANEKEKEIEVFTYEGGNISAVNNFIHSQHLSVLIMTPSSFSSKDNILNRPLEREINNLFTYQNPIQTPKTYLECLKQLNPIVIMDEPHRFDGDAFKKYFEGFNNYYLRFGATFPRKKDSVQLSNVAYMLDSISSFRQNLVKKIVVYTQDIVERIDTLVGIEKKGSKNIALIDTLSNGTIVRREVGVGGTFNEVTIKKINKDNIVLENDTIEKVDYSLTDESLRAMISKTIEIHFQKEQMLFEQGIKALSLFFIESDTRLFRGDNPKIKIIFEEEFKKKYDEVIATLDANSAYYHYLKNSFDTDGNLQVHKGYFSGDKGNTDQKVKAGVDEILRDKKKLLSFESPTRFIFSIWALQEGWDNPNVFTICKLSNQGSEISKLQQIGRGLRICVNQNLQRKTFKNLNNNQEEFWKINNLDVVVSSKEQGFVEGIQKEILSNSFLVSENFTEKEIIHILKEKTTFDDDTIDFLINDVLRGEKLIVRKAIIDGERIFEKADNFVTLLKEQNLPAEQEKALLHVFVSPKELNTFIDNGNNKSGDKKKIFIKQNHLQEFKTLWNTISQNAFYVLDTLDEKRQQQLIENIKTDIENLQIHQVLLQTKREILNVDKIDRKDAITTEIVGVQQRKNQVDILRMVQWIANKTKTPLAFVVQIFNALNEVFKTQTIANNPAQVQKEIVKIIEDNLINTIKAHIRYDGISGKALANVFQTENDKTYLKEGSVGKFQKDIDTDFALKEKWIFEEVIEYDSDFELEVIEKDPNISEIAIFGKLPKLKIKTPLGEYNPDFCYAIKGEQGNKVFLVVEAKGYETSGDISKKEKAKIDFAKKYFEKLNEYYKKQNIKISFKERIKGQQLSALVKG, from the coding sequence ATGAAACTAAAACAATTTCAATACGAAACGCAATCTTATCAGGAAGATTGTATCCGTAATATTGTGCAGATTTTTGAAAATTTGCACGAGCAAGATTCTTTTGAAAAAACACTTACCGAACACAAAAACAAAAATCAATACTCTTTTTCTGTACAAAATGCCAAAAACATCGATATACTGATGGAAACAGGTACAGGAAAAACCTTTACTTTCATCAAAACGATTTTTGAACTGAATCGAAATTTTGGTTACCAAAAATTCATTATTCTCATTCCCACGGTGCCCATTCGCGAGGGAACGAAAACCAATTTGGAAGATACCAAAGCCTATTTCAAAGGGTTGTATGCCAATGAAAAGGAAAAAGAAATAGAAGTGTTTACTTACGAGGGCGGAAACATTTCGGCGGTCAATAATTTTATTCATTCACAACATTTGTCGGTGTTGATAATGACGCCAAGTTCCTTTTCGAGCAAGGATAATATTTTGAACAGACCTTTGGAACGCGAAATCAATAATTTATTCACTTACCAAAATCCAATCCAAACGCCCAAAACCTATTTGGAGTGTCTCAAACAGCTCAATCCGATTGTGATAATGGACGAACCCCACCGATTTGACGGCGATGCATTTAAAAAGTATTTCGAAGGGTTTAATAATTATTACTTGCGTTTTGGGGCGACTTTTCCACGAAAAAAAGACAGCGTACAGCTCTCCAATGTGGCGTATATGTTGGATAGTATTTCGTCTTTTCGCCAAAATTTGGTAAAGAAAATCGTGGTCTATACCCAAGATATTGTAGAGCGTATAGATACACTTGTGGGGATTGAAAAAAAAGGTTCCAAAAACATCGCTTTGATTGACACACTTAGCAATGGAACCATTGTGCGAAGAGAAGTAGGCGTGGGCGGAACATTTAATGAGGTAACTATCAAGAAAATCAACAAAGACAATATCGTATTGGAAAATGATACTATTGAAAAAGTAGATTATTCCCTTACAGATGAGTCGCTCCGTGCGATGATTTCAAAAACTATTGAGATTCATTTTCAGAAAGAACAGATGCTTTTTGAGCAGGGTATCAAAGCCCTGTCCTTGTTTTTTATCGAAAGTGATACCCGCTTGTTTCGTGGCGATAATCCGAAAATTAAAATCATTTTTGAAGAAGAATTTAAAAAGAAATATGACGAGGTTATCGCTACCCTTGATGCCAATTCAGCCTACTATCACTATCTGAAAAACAGCTTTGATACGGACGGAAATTTGCAAGTGCATAAAGGGTATTTTTCGGGCGACAAAGGAAATACCGACCAAAAAGTAAAAGCAGGGGTAGATGAAATCTTGCGAGACAAGAAAAAACTTTTGTCCTTTGAGAGCCCTACGCGTTTTATTTTCTCCATTTGGGCGTTACAAGAGGGGTGGGACAATCCCAATGTATTTACCATTTGCAAACTCTCTAACCAAGGAAGCGAAATCTCTAAACTGCAACAGATAGGACGTGGGTTGCGTATCTGTGTGAACCAAAATCTGCAACGAAAAACTTTTAAAAATCTCAATAACAATCAAGAGGAATTTTGGAAAATCAACAATTTAGATGTTGTCGTATCGAGCAAAGAACAAGGATTTGTAGAAGGTATTCAAAAAGAAATTTTAAGTAATTCGTTTCTTGTTTCTGAAAATTTTACCGAAAAAGAAATCATTCATATTTTAAAAGAAAAAACCACTTTTGATGATGATACTATTGATTTTTTGATCAATGATGTTTTGCGAGGCGAAAAATTGATTGTGCGTAAAGCGATTATTGATGGAGAACGCATCTTCGAAAAAGCCGATAATTTTGTTACGCTACTCAAAGAGCAAAATCTTCCTGCCGAGCAAGAAAAAGCCCTGTTACATGTGTTTGTCTCACCTAAGGAGCTGAATACTTTTATAGATAATGGCAACAATAAATCAGGAGATAAGAAAAAAATATTCATCAAGCAAAACCATTTGCAGGAGTTCAAAACCCTTTGGAATACCATCAGCCAAAATGCCTTTTATGTATTGGATACATTGGACGAAAAAAGACAACAGCAACTCATTGAAAATATCAAGACCGATATAGAAAATTTGCAAATCCATCAAGTCTTGTTACAAACCAAAAGAGAAATTCTCAATGTAGATAAAATAGACCGAAAAGATGCCATTACTACCGAAATAGTGGGAGTGCAACAGCGTAAAAATCAAGTGGATATTTTGAGAATGGTACAATGGATAGCCAATAAAACCAAAACGCCACTTGCCTTTGTAGTACAGATTTTTAATGCGTTGAACGAGGTGTTTAAAACCCAAACCATAGCCAATAATCCTGCACAAGTGCAAAAGGAAATCGTAAAAATCATAGAAGACAATCTCATCAATACTATAAAAGCCCATATCCGATACGACGGCATCAGCGGGAAAGCCCTTGCCAATGTATTTCAAACGGAAAATGACAAAACCTATCTCAAAGAAGGGAGTGTAGGCAAATTCCAAAAGGATATTGATACAGATTTTGCCCTCAAAGAAAAATGGATTTTTGAGGAAGTCATCGAGTACGATAGCGATTTTGAATTGGAAGTGATAGAAAAAGACCCCAATATTTCGGAAATAGCCATTTTTGGGAAGTTGCCAAAACTCAAAATCAAAACTCCTTTGGGCGAGTACAACCCTGATTTTTGCTACGCCATTAAAGGCGAACAAGGCAATAAAGTGTTTTTGGTGGTAGAAGCAAAAGGCTATGAAACCTCTGGCGATATTTCTAAAAAGGAAAAAGCTAAAATCGATTTTGCTAAAAAATATTTTGAGAAACTCAATGAATATTACAAAAAACAAAATATAAAAATCTCCTTTAAAGAACGAATAAAAGGACAGCAATTATCGGCGTTAGTAAAAGGGTAA
- a CDS encoding virulence RhuM family protein: MENQNKQIIIYQTTEDNQLKVRLEDENIWLTQQQLVELYQTSKSNVSEHISHIFEEGELQENSVVRKFRTTATDGKTYNVTHYNLDMIISLGYRIKSHIATKFRIWATERLKEYIVKGFTLNDERLKNLGGGNHWKELLDRIRDIRSSEKVMYRQVLDLYATATDYDPKSKVSQDFFKIVQNKLHYAAHGNTASEVIYYRVDSDKPFAGLTNFKGSQPTQAEAMIAKNYLKEQELKVLNNLVAAYFDLAELNAIEEREMKMADYARELDNILSSTGRKVLTDAGKISTEKAKEKALTEYRKYNAKTLSSVEESYLETLHQLEKQAKKESRKK, encoded by the coding sequence ATGGAAAATCAAAATAAACAAATCATCATCTACCAAACCACCGAAGATAACCAACTGAAAGTCCGTTTGGAAGACGAGAATATTTGGCTCACACAACAACAATTAGTAGAGCTTTACCAAACAAGTAAATCGAATGTAAGTGAGCATATTAGCCATATCTTTGAGGAGGGAGAATTGCAGGAAAATTCAGTTGTTCGGAAATTCCGAACAACTGCCACCGATGGCAAAACCTACAATGTAACACATTACAACCTTGATATGATTATCTCCTTGGGTTATCGCATCAAATCGCACATTGCTACCAAATTCCGTATTTGGGCTACAGAGCGTCTCAAAGAATACATCGTAAAAGGCTTTACCCTCAATGACGAACGCCTGAAAAACCTCGGCGGTGGCAACCATTGGAAAGAACTTTTAGATAGAATCCGCGATATTCGTTCGTCCGAAAAAGTAATGTATCGGCAAGTACTGGACTTGTACGCCACTGCTACCGATTACGACCCCAAGAGCAAAGTGAGTCAAGATTTTTTCAAAATCGTGCAGAACAAACTCCACTACGCTGCACACGGCAATACGGCAAGCGAGGTGATTTATTATCGTGTAGATAGCGACAAACCCTTTGCTGGGCTAACGAATTTCAAAGGCTCACAACCCACACAAGCCGAAGCAATGATTGCTAAAAATTACCTCAAAGAGCAAGAACTCAAAGTACTCAACAATTTGGTAGCGGCGTATTTTGATTTGGCAGAGCTCAACGCCATCGAAGAGCGAGAAATGAAAATGGCAGATTATGCACGAGAGCTAGACAATATCCTCTCCTCCACAGGGCGAAAAGTACTGACCGATGCAGGAAAAATCTCCACCGAAAAAGCCAAAGAAAAAGCCCTCACCGAATACCGAAAATACAACGCCAAAACCTTATCAAGCGTAGAGGAAAGCTATCTAGAAACCCTCCATCAATTGGAAAAACAAGCCAAAAAAGAAAGCAGGAAGAAATGA